The genomic region GAAAAAACATAATTATGAGAGAATCGCCCTTTCTTCCGGGCTACAACGAAAAGACGCCCATCGATTTTATGAAATGAAGATGGATTATCATAAAGCAAGCTATGTCTTTAAAAAGGACGATTTTTAAATGGATGAAGGGGACTTGCCTGTTGTATTTTCCGGGAAGCAGTGAGTTGGGGTTATTTTTAATCTACGCCGTCTGGATTGTCTGTTTTGTCAGATCCAGACGTGTAAAGGCGAGGTTTGTTCACTAGTTAAGATATGGATTTTAAGAAAAAATTCAATTGAAACATCTTCTAAAACAGGAAATGGTGCATAAAATAATTTCGCCAAAGTTTTTACTAGGGGGAATTCGAGTGCAATTTATTGTCAACTTTGTCGGTTACTGTGTCTCAAAGAGAAAGAGTCTGGTTTATCGCACCACAAATCATCAGGATTATGTAAAAGTCATCGATCAATTAAATACAGCAGATGTCAGCTATAAGCAGGAAGTGATCAGTAAGGTTTCATCGGTCCCGGGAGGTTCCTATGTGAATCTGGGCAATGATTACAGAGTTTACGTAAACAATGAGAATAAGGGAAAAGCCCTTCGAGTGATCCATCGAATGGAGGATCAGAACATCCTTCAGGCCAGATGATTCTAATAAAAAGCAGTCTGATTCGGCTGGATATCAGACTGCTTTTTGATATGGAATTTTTCTCTTCCGTTGAATACAAATGTGATGGGTTATTTTTCCCAATGTTCAGCGATAAACTCATCCCGCCCTGACTTTGCCCGGTCTTCCGTGTAATAGTCAGGGTTTTTCTTGTGAAAGTCCTGATGCTCCTCTTCTGCTTCATAAAAGACCTTCGCGGGTAAAATTTCCGTAACGATTGGATTCTTAAATTTTCCGCTGGCCGCTAACTCCGCTTTTGTACGTTCGGCTAATTCCTTTTGTTTTTCATTATGATAAAAAATAGCGGTACGATACTGGCTCCCCCGGTCATGAAACTGGCCGTCAGGATCTGTAGGATCAATTTGCTGCCAGTACAGTTCCAATAATTTTTCATAAGGAAAAAGCTCAGGATCATAGGTGATTTGGACGGATTCATAGTGGCCGGTTTCACCTGTTTTCACCTGTTCATAAGAAGGGTTCTCCACATGTCCGCCGGTATACCCGGAAACAATGCCGTGAATTCCCTCCCATTGATCAAACGGCTTAACCATACACCAGAAACAACCGCCTGCAAATGTCGCTTTTTGTAATTCACTCATCGTCATCATACTTTCTTTATTTAAGGTGTAAAAATTATATCACTATCCTGCAAAAATCTTCAACGAATTTTCATCATTCGAAAAAAGGGATTGGATGTATGTTCCTTTCAGGTGCATGGAAATCTAAGAAGTACCAACATCACTAAAAGGAGATAAGTAAATGCTACAGGCATTGTTATGGGGTGGACTAGCTGGTTCAGCCCTTTTTATTGGGGGAATCATCGGTCTTTATTTTGATATTAAAAAGACCATGATTGCATATGTTATGGCCTTTGGATCCGGGGTTTTAATCGGAGCTTCTTCATTTGAAATGCTCTATCCATCAGCAGAAGACGAAGGGCTGGTACCAACAACGATCGGGTTTATTTCAGGTGCGTTATTTTTTACCATTATTAATCTTTTTCTCGATAAAAAGGGAGCGAATGAACGAAAACGATCACGGCAGAATCCTGAGGGGCATTCCGGTCTGGCGATTTTTATTGGAACCTTAATTGATTCCCTGCCTGAAGCAGTAGTCATTGGGATCAGCATGATTGATACAAAAGTGAGTATGGTCCTTGTTTCTGCCATATTCATCAGTAATTTGCCGGAAGGATTGTCGAGTACGATTGGGTTGAAGGAAAGTCAGTATTCCAAAGCAAAAATCTTGATTCTCTGGACGACCGTTTTTATTATAACCGGTCTGTGTTCTTTAGGGGGATATGTACTCTTGGATGATGTTTCAGGACATGTGATCGCCATCATTAATACGTTTGCAGCAGGTGGCATTGTAGCCATGGTCAGCTCGACAATGATGCCTGAAGCCTATGAGGATGGTGGAGCCATAGTCGGGATGATTACATCTGTGGGATTGATTATTTCCTTGGTTTTATCGGTATTGTAAAAAGTAGCACGGTAAATTTAATGAAGATGACGCGAATCGCCGCGTCATTTTTTACTGCAATCTCAGTTCGATTATGGTAAAATTATACAAGTAAAATTAGCGGAATATGATAAAAAATGATCCACCTTGAAACTTAGTGAACCGATAAGACGTAATGAGCTTAGAAACTGAAAAGTAAAACAACATCCATACAAAACGCAAGGAGGGAGAAGAAAGTGACATTCAACCTTAAAAAGTCGGCAACAGATAAATCCATAGCCGGAGTCTGCGGAGGAATCGCATCATTTTTCGGTATATCTTCTCTGCTTGTTCGGATACTGTTTATTTTTATTCCTGTTAATCTGCTTATTTACATCATTCTGGCCAACCTCATGGATGAAACCCCATCTTCATTGTAATTCTTTTTTTATAAGGAGATTGTTTGTATGTATATGATTTTTTTATTTGGGGTTGCTATAGCCTATACTTTGGCATACCTGTTTTTACGGAAAAAATTTGACTTACCTAAAAGGCCGTACAAGGAGGAACCACCCTGGCCGGAATTTCCTGAAGCTTTTTTCATTATTTTTATGGCAGTGCTGATGTTCGTTCTGTCAGGTTTTGTGTGGGAATGGGATGACGGGCGGGAAGGGACCTATGGCATGCTTCTATTAAGCGGATTATTTGGATTTCGGGCATTTATGCAATGGAAACATAATAGGGTACAGAAATTACACATCCTTAACTTTTTAAATAGTGGAATGGCCCTTTTGATTTTTATTGGGTTTTTCGTCATTTCCTATCCGACAGATGTTGAGTACAGCTATGAGGCTATATATTTTACAGAGCAGACGAGGGATCCTGAAATCATTGAAATCGACTTCAGGGGAGAAAAGCAAAGGAATCTACTGTTCGGATATACTTTAGAGGGACAAATGAAGATTAATGATCATGAATTTTTCCTTTATTCAGGTGGAGATGAGTTCAGAGAAACCCCTTTAGTGGATCGATTCAATGGATCCAATCGACATTATAGACTGATTGAAATAAATGGCACGATTCGAAATGGCGATTTATGGATTTCGAGGGATTTACAAACTTTTGCAGGATCCTTCCGTGATTCAGAAGAACGAGTCAGATTTGCGTTTCCCGCCGATAGCGTTCATGAAGCCGAGCAATTATTTGAGTCGTTACCTGAAGAATAGGGCATGCAGAATATAGCTGAAGGACGGAATTAGGTATAATGAACAGATCCATTCAAACTGACAATAGAAGCTGTTGTACTATGTGTTAAAGTAAAAGATTAGGAGAAAATTCTGTTTTTTATTGCATTTAGAGAGGTTTAAGACAAAAGGGGTAGGGGAGTGAATGAATTGTTTATTGGTCATATAAAAGAAATCGTTCGACATCCGGTAAAATCCTTTCGTGGAGAGCGTGTCCAGCAGACAAAAATCATGGATTATGGGTTATACGGAGACCGCAGTCATGCTTATGAAGACGCAGATACAGGAAACTTCCTGACCATAACCCAGCTGCAGGAAATGGTACAATATCAGGCCCGATTTGCGGGAGAACCTTCCATGGAACAATATCCTGATGTAGAGGTCATCACACCTGAAGGGAAGGTTTATCATTGGGATGATGAGGATCTCATAAAAGAATTGGAGCACCTATCAAACCGAACCATTACGACCAGAGAATATCGCCCGACACATGTGCCGATTGGACCTATTGCTGTGGAAAATATTTTGCTTGCGACGGATGCATCTTTAGAGAAACTGGAGGATTTGTGGGGCAAGGACCAAGTGGATTCAAGACGATTTCGTCCTAATTTAATCATTTCGTTAAATGAAAAGCTTCCTTTTGTGGAAGATGATTGGGTTGGACGTCGGATGAAAATTGGAAATGAAACGGAAATTGAATTCGTCGGACATTGTAAAAGGTGTATGATTATTACGGTTGATCCTGATCATGCCGGGCGGGATGCAAGCCTGCATAAAACACTTATAAAAGAAAGGAACAATAATTTTGGCGTATACGCTTCTGTCAAAAGAACAGGCGACATTTACGCCGGTGATGAAGTTCATCTTCTTGACTGAACGCTTATTAACCCATTAGAAAAGTGGCTTCTACTATGGATTTAATTTGGATTTCTCCAGGCTCAATGGGAGTGGTAGGACTATCTGTGGAAACACCTAAAACCATGGTTTGTGGTCTTCCTGGTTCCTGAAAACGGATTTCCTTAATCTTAAAGGGACTGGTTTGGACTGGTAATCCATTGGTTTGTCGGACTGTGTGGGCCTTGGCCTGGGCGTTTTTAATCGCCAGGGAAAGCGCCTGCTGCTGATAGACATTCGGGTTTGCGACCTTCATTTCGATATGATTGACGGTGTTTGCTCCATGATTAACCGCTGTATCAACAACAAGTCCCACTTGATTGATGTCCTCTACGGTTACTTGTACGATATTGGTCACTCGGTAGCCGCGAAAGATTTGCTCCCCGTCTTTGTAATCATAATCCATATCAATTCGGTACGTGGTCGTTTGGATGTTCTCGCTGGGAATCTCGAGCTGGCGCAGAGCTTCCAGCACCTGCGAGGCCGTCTGAGTATTGGTCTGCTGGGCCGTCTGCAGGCTCTGATGCTTCGTGATGACACCCAAGGAAATGTCCGCCTGGTCTGGTCTGACGGAGAGGGTCCCTTCTCCTGTCACTCTAAGATAAGATAAAGGGTTGGATTGAGCTGAACGGACATGAGGATACGACTGATACATACAATCCCTTCTTTCGCTGTTTTTATCACGCATGTACGGGCCGTGATACCCTCACTGATGGAAGTTTCCTTTTATCAGTCTATTCAGGAGTTGTTCCTATTATCAGTATAGACCCGCTACTTATTAAATTTTCCCTTTATGATGTACAATGGAAGGAGCAATAGAAAGGAGTTTTAAGCTGTGAAAAAATTACAATTAGGAACGAGTGATTTATCCGTATCCAACATCTCATTAGGCTGCATGCGTATGGGAAAGTTGTCAAAAGACCAAGCAGCAAAGGTTATTAACAGTGCTCTGGATGCCGGGATTGATTTTTTTGACCATGCGGATATTTATGCTGATGGCCAATCAGAGGAGATTTTTTCTGATGCTATAGGTATGAACTCTTCTGTACGGGAGAACATTGTGCTACAGACAAAAACGGGTATACGTAAAGGATATTTTGATTTTTCCAAAGAACATATTGTAGGATCGGTTGAAGAAAGCTTAAAGCGTTTAAAAACAGATTATATTGATGTATTGCTATTGCATCGTCCAGACACATTGGTAGAACCAGAAGAGGTTGCGGAAGCTTTTCATGAGCTAAAGAAAAGTGGAAAAGTGAATCATTTTGGTGTAAGCAATCACAATCCTCTGCAAATTGAGCTGTTGAAAAAATATGTAGAGCAGGATTTGATTGTGAATCAGCTTCAGTTAAGTGTTATGCATACTGGAATGATTGATAAAGGCTTGTATGTGAACATGAAGCATGAAAATGGATTGGATAGAGATGGTAGCCTTCTGGATTACAGCCGCTTACATAATATGACCATCCAGGCCTGGTCTCCGTTTCAATATGGATTTTTTGAAGGAGTCTTTGTAGATCATGATCAATTTCCTGAGTTAAATGAAAAACTTAAGGAAATTGGCGATAAGTATGGAATCAATAAATCTGCAACGGCCATTGCCTGGATCTTACGTCATCCGGCCAGGATTCAACCGATTCTGGGCTCGATGAATCCAGAGCGCATCACGAATATTGCCAAGGCATCTGAGGTGGTTATGACAAGGGAAGAATGGTATGAAATTTACCGTGCAGCAGGGAATGAACTGCCTTAAGTGAACATGGTGGGGGGAGTCCTAGATGAAAATTTTGAGGGCTTTAGTATTTGTGTGCACCATAGTTCTGTTCTTATATGCCGTAATAGGAACGTTGATCTGGGATTATGACGTTCCTCTTTATGGATATGGAGCACTGCTAATGGTCTCGATTACTTCTGTAGTACTGGAAAAACAGGTGCAGATGAGTAAGGGTTAAGGGATGCGATATCGAGGGCTGTCCGCTTTACTTTTTATAAGGATGATGAACATACCCTACTTTTCAGGATAGCCCTCGTTTAAAATCGCTTCATGTCTGATGGATCTTTCCGAAAGGGTTCGAACGATTTTGTGCTGTACGGATAGATATTCCTCCAGATTTTGATAAGTTTCCAGAATCGCACCGATTTTCCGTTCAATTCTGGTGAGACCTTCTCCAAAATGGGCCAGTTGTTTTTCAAATCGCTCTTGTTTCTCAGCAAATTGATGTTGTTCTTTGCTTAATTGATCAAGCTTTATGGCAAACTGATCCTGTCGCTTATCAAATTGATCCAATTTTTCGGCAAACTGATTTTGCCGCTCATCAAACTGATCCAAGCGTTCCCCAAATTGATCGAGCTTTATGGCAAACTGATCCTGTCGCTTATCAAACTGATCCAATTTTTCGGCAAACTGATCCTGTCGCTTATCAAACTGATCCAATTTTTCGGCAAACTGATCCTGTCGCTTATCAAATTGATCCAATTTTTCGGCAAACTGATCCTGTCGCTTATCAAATTGATCCAATTTTTCCGCAAACTGGTCCTGTCGCTTATCAAATTGATCCAATTTTTCGGCAAACTGATCCTGTCGCTTATCAAATTGATCCAATTTTTCGGCAAACTGATTCTGTCGCTTATCAAATTGATCCAATTTTTCGGCAAACTGATTCTGCCGTTCATCAGACTGATCTAATCTTTCATCAAAATGATCAAGTCTCACTGCAAATTCATCCAGTTTTTCGGAAAAGTGTTTCTGGTTTTCCTCTAATTTAATTTGTCTGACCGCTAAATCAGATACCTTTTCTGATAGTTTGGTTTGTTCAGTTTCGAGACGTGCCTGTCCTTCCGATAGTTGATCGAAAGACTGCTGCAGTCGATCCTGGCCATTTTTCAGGCTAAGTAATAATTGCTTGGCTTCCTGGTCCATGACTTCACCTCCTTTTGGCAGTATATCCTTCTTTTGTGAATCTGTTAAATGCAGACTTTTCCCTTTTTAGCTATGGTAAGTAAGAAAAATTTGCGAAATGGCTGGCGGGAATTTGTATTTTTAATGAGGTTGGACTTCATATACCTTAATTATAACAAATTTTTTACGGCCTAAATACATTTTACGAAGTTGTCCTGGTATTTCTATGCCTCCTTTTTACAATTCAGATATTCCTTATAAGCGATGAGCCTTGCATTCATTTTGGATTTCACATGATCCTGAAGATACGGTTGCAGGTTGTTGACGTCATCCAGGAGAGTTAACAGCTTTCGTTCGTTGACCAGATAATCGATTAAAAGTGTAAGGGAGGGGTAATCCTCCACGAAGGATTCATAATAGAGCTCTTTGATTTTCATTGTTTCACCTCATCAAAAAATGTATTGGTTTCCTTTTCAAAGGTCAGGGGAATGGTTCCTGTTGCACCGTTACGATTCTTCGCGATAATCACTTCTGTCCGCTGATCGTGAGCCTGATTCTGGTAATAGCCATCCCGATACAGAAAGGTGACGACATCGGCAATCTGTTCAATGGAGCCGGATTCCCTTAAATCACTCATATTGGGGCGTTTATCCAGTCGCTTTTCAACACCCCGATTCAGTTGGGCCAAAACGATGACCGGTATTTTTAAGTCCTTGGCCATCTGTTTTAAGTCCTGCACAATATCGGTTACATCTTTATGGGTGTTCTGCGAAGGGTTGGGATGTTTCAGAAGCGTTAAAAAATCGATGGCCACGACATGCTTTTCCTCTGGATGATCTTTCATATTTTTCCGGACAGCCGCCCGAATATCAGGGACCGTATACTCCTCGCGAATGTCAAAATTCAGCCGTTCAAGCTCTCCGACTGTATGGCTGTATTTTTCCCAATCCTGATCCTGAAACACTTTGTTTGGATTTCTGAGTTTCATTAAATTAATGCGGCCTTCCATAGCGATCAGACGGTCAATAATCTGATCACTGGCCATCTCTATAGAGAATAGTGTGGAAAAATATGGCTTTTGCTTGGCAGCATAAAGAAGACTGTTTAAAACAAAAGCTGTTTTCCCCATGGAGGGGCGGCCGCCGACAATGATCAAATCAGCAGGCTGCCATCCATCCGTAAAGGCGTTAATCTCCTTAAAGCCGGTATGAACTCCGCTAAGACCGATTGTTGGACTGTTGTGATGATTAATCACCCGTTGTTTCAACTGGTCATGAAAGGAAAGCTGCTTTTTTACGGTGGAGGCCTCGAGTTTACTCAGCTGACGGATCATCGTTTCTAAATGAATCATTTCGTGGCTGTTGTGACATTCATTCAGAAACTGATGGGCAATATCCTGAGCCTTAAAAATCGCATGAAAGCTGCGAATTCCATCCTGATATCTGGAGAAGGCCTTAAGGGAAGGGACCGATTGATAGAGCTCCCTTAATCGGTCCTTACCGCCAAACTGACAGACTTTGGTATCCTTCTGCTGGGAGAGGGAAATAATATCCGTATCCTTTCCCTGATTGTATAAGTCGAGCATATTCTGAAATAGAGCGCGATTTTTTTCATGAATAAAATGAGCAGGTAAGAGGTTTACTTCCTCAATTAACTCAGGCTCCTGCAGAATAGCTCCCAAGAGAAAACATTCATTATCATACTGAAATTGAAGATTGGCCATCGGTATCATTCCTTAAATAAAAAAGTATTTGGATCTGGCATCTGATGATAGGGCATGGGGGCTGAGGATTCTGAATTCTGTTCTCTTGCTGTTTTTATTTTGATGATCAGCTGGTCGAATTTTTTACGAAGCTTGTCCATCGATAAAATATTGGATTTCCAGAATGAATCGGCTTGACTCCAGCGGATGAGCCATTCAATTTGTTCATACGTTCGCTGGTCCTGTTCATGCATCCGCCGGCAGTCCTGAGCCCATTTTTCAATGTTTGGTTTCTTTACATGGGGATTGTTCTGTTTCATAAGGTCAAAGAGTAAGGTCGCCATTTCTAAATCCCTGGGGTTATAGTTCGTGGACGGGGATGTTTGTGTTTCTTTATTTTGCTTTTCTTTTCTTTGTGATTTTTGGTTGTCGGAATGCGGGGGTTCGACGGGTTTTTGGTTTACATTTACTTCCTTTCCGTCTCTGTCAACCAGGTAAATCGCCGTTTTTGAATGTCCTAAAATGGATTCAAGATCTTCAAGCAAGAAGTAATGTTTACAAATGCGCACTTCCTTGCGACGTTTGACGGCTTCCAAGTAACGCTTCTGGATGCCATGACTTGTCAGCACCCTGAATTTTTTATAGAGGGTCTTGTTAAACAGTCCTTCGTTTAAGCAGTCCGAAACAATCTGCTGCACCTTTTCCTGATTCATATGGATCCGTTTGGAGAAGAGCAGTTCTTCCCGCTCGGACCACGCATACACATAGCCTTCCTTATAAATTTTCATCAGCAATTTAATCATGACACCAAACCCTTCAATGCCATGTCTGGCCTCAATTAGGGCTACTTTATCATCCTGATCAATATCAACATCTAATGGGAAATAATCAATCCCTGCTTTCAGTGGTCGAACCAATGGACGTCAACTCCTTTTCGATTTTGGATTCGGAACATTTGCGGCAATAGGCAAATGTCTGGTGAATCAGCATTAATTCGCAGTTGGGAAAAGCTGTCGGTAACCAGCGCTTGACTTCCTGAAAAAACTTTTTCGTATTCTCGTTTCGAATCCTCATAAGTTCATAGGGAAGAGGGACTTTCACCCAATGCTTCAAACGATCACTCCTTTTTTGATCATATCGCTTTTCTGTGACTATAATCGTTCAGTCTGTGTTTTTCGTGTCTATCAAAATCAGAAAAGAGTTGCGTTTTTGTTAACAGAAATAGCTGACATAAAAAAAGCCCCACTTAGGAAAGTGGGGATGGGTTGATGGGTTACGGTAAAACAGGTTATGGCTGACTCAAAAAGGTTTACACATTAATAACCGCCGGAGAAACCGCCGTAGTTCGTGCCGACAATAATCAGCAGAATAAAAAGTACGACGATCAGCACAAACATGCTATTCTGGCCTCCGTATCCGCCGCCGTATCCCATACGTTCACCTCCTT from Virgibacillus sp. MSP4-1 harbors:
- a CDS encoding SIMPL domain-containing protein is translated as MYQSYPHVRSAQSNPLSYLRVTGEGTLSVRPDQADISLGVITKHQSLQTAQQTNTQTASQVLEALRQLEIPSENIQTTTYRIDMDYDYKDGEQIFRGYRVTNIVQVTVEDINQVGLVVDTAVNHGANTVNHIEMKVANPNVYQQQALSLAIKNAQAKAHTVRQTNGLPVQTSPFKIKEIRFQEPGRPQTMVLGVSTDSPTTPIEPGEIQIKSIVEATFLMG
- a CDS encoding DnaB-like helicase C-terminal domain-containing protein — translated: MANLQFQYDNECFLLGAILQEPELIEEVNLLPAHFIHEKNRALFQNMLDLYNQGKDTDIISLSQQKDTKVCQFGGKDRLRELYQSVPSLKAFSRYQDGIRSFHAIFKAQDIAHQFLNECHNSHEMIHLETMIRQLSKLEASTVKKQLSFHDQLKQRVINHHNSPTIGLSGVHTGFKEINAFTDGWQPADLIIVGGRPSMGKTAFVLNSLLYAAKQKPYFSTLFSIEMASDQIIDRLIAMEGRINLMKLRNPNKVFQDQDWEKYSHTVGELERLNFDIREEYTVPDIRAAVRKNMKDHPEEKHVVAIDFLTLLKHPNPSQNTHKDVTDIVQDLKQMAKDLKIPVIVLAQLNRGVEKRLDKRPNMSDLRESGSIEQIADVVTFLYRDGYYQNQAHDQRTEVIIAKNRNGATGTIPLTFEKETNTFFDEVKQ
- a CDS encoding MOSC domain-containing protein; this translates as MFIGHIKEIVRHPVKSFRGERVQQTKIMDYGLYGDRSHAYEDADTGNFLTITQLQEMVQYQARFAGEPSMEQYPDVEVITPEGKVYHWDDEDLIKELEHLSNRTITTREYRPTHVPIGPIAVENILLATDASLEKLEDLWGKDQVDSRRFRPNLIISLNEKLPFVEDDWVGRRMKIGNETEIEFVGHCKRCMIITVDPDHAGRDASLHKTLIKERNNNFGVYASVKRTGDIYAGDEVHLLD
- a CDS encoding DUF4373 domain-containing protein, with the translated sequence MVRPLKAGIDYFPLDVDIDQDDKVALIEARHGIEGFGVMIKLLMKIYKEGYVYAWSEREELLFSKRIHMNQEKVQQIVSDCLNEGLFNKTLYKKFRVLTSHGIQKRYLEAVKRRKEVRICKHYFLLEDLESILGHSKTAIYLVDRDGKEVNVNQKPVEPPHSDNQKSQRKEKQNKETQTSPSTNYNPRDLEMATLLFDLMKQNNPHVKKPNIEKWAQDCRRMHEQDQRTYEQIEWLIRWSQADSFWKSNILSMDKLRKKFDQLIIKIKTAREQNSESSAPMPYHQMPDPNTFLFKE
- a CDS encoding YjcZ family sporulation protein, with translation MGYGGGYGGQNSMFVLIVVLFILLIIVGTNYGGFSGGY
- a CDS encoding PspC domain-containing protein — its product is MTFNLKKSATDKSIAGVCGGIASFFGISSLLVRILFIFIPVNLLIYIILANLMDETPSSL
- the msrA gene encoding peptide-methionine (S)-S-oxide reductase MsrA, coding for MSELQKATFAGGCFWCMVKPFDQWEGIHGIVSGYTGGHVENPSYEQVKTGETGHYESVQITYDPELFPYEKLLELYWQQIDPTDPDGQFHDRGSQYRTAIFYHNEKQKELAERTKAELAASGKFKNPIVTEILPAKVFYEAEEEHQDFHKKNPDYYTEDRAKSGRDEFIAEHWEK
- a CDS encoding aldo/keto reductase family oxidoreductase, with amino-acid sequence MRMGKLSKDQAAKVINSALDAGIDFFDHADIYADGQSEEIFSDAIGMNSSVRENIVLQTKTGIRKGYFDFSKEHIVGSVEESLKRLKTDYIDVLLLHRPDTLVEPEEVAEAFHELKKSGKVNHFGVSNHNPLQIELLKKYVEQDLIVNQLQLSVMHTGMIDKGLYVNMKHENGLDRDGSLLDYSRLHNMTIQAWSPFQYGFFEGVFVDHDQFPELNEKLKEIGDKYGINKSATAIAWILRHPARIQPILGSMNPERITNIAKASEVVMTREEWYEIYRAAGNELP
- a CDS encoding ZIP family metal transporter, whose translation is MLQALLWGGLAGSALFIGGIIGLYFDIKKTMIAYVMAFGSGVLIGASSFEMLYPSAEDEGLVPTTIGFISGALFFTIINLFLDKKGANERKRSRQNPEGHSGLAIFIGTLIDSLPEAVVIGISMIDTKVSMVLVSAIFISNLPEGLSSTIGLKESQYSKAKILILWTTVFIITGLCSLGGYVLLDDVSGHVIAIINTFAAGGIVAMVSSTMMPEAYEDGGAIVGMITSVGLIISLVLSVL
- a CDS encoding DUF4181 domain-containing protein, producing MYMIFLFGVAIAYTLAYLFLRKKFDLPKRPYKEEPPWPEFPEAFFIIFMAVLMFVLSGFVWEWDDGREGTYGMLLLSGLFGFRAFMQWKHNRVQKLHILNFLNSGMALLIFIGFFVISYPTDVEYSYEAIYFTEQTRDPEIIEIDFRGEKQRNLLFGYTLEGQMKINDHEFFLYSGGDEFRETPLVDRFNGSNRHYRLIEINGTIRNGDLWISRDLQTFAGSFRDSEERVRFAFPADSVHEAEQLFESLPEE